A DNA window from Chlamydia felis Fe/C-56 contains the following coding sequences:
- a CDS encoding site-2 protease family protein, whose protein sequence is MTIVYFILAALALGVLVLVHELGHLLAAKSVGMAVDSFSIGFGPALYKKKIGNIEYRIGIFPFGGYVRIKGMDKREKGTEQGSIYDVPQGFFSKSPWKRIIVLAAGPIANILLAFVAFGALYISGGRSKAYSEYSRIVGWVNPILKEKGLKLGDEILTCNGKPYYSDKDAITSAVLDKHLSLKVERPAYLSTTPSEFSFDTEFDVNTNGVPLAGASYLLYRSQEPILKESPMYSANILPGDRLVWMDGKLLFSPMQVSQMLNEAYAFVKISRNDKEVSLRIPRILASTLYLSPYVRNELIDNQYEAGIKGKWSSLYILPYVINSYGYVEGELQPIDPESPFPSMEEKLELGDRILAIDGTPVSGSTDILRLVQSHKVSIIVQKMAPEQLEKVDSSIADDRFIRSYEAKDLLAIINSIGSAQEVRESGQYRLLPPVQPKPWISIYSDDLLNKRREIAKKFKNQDQRRYYLDRIEIEKQRLSLGIPLKDMTIKYNPRPDVLIANISKDSLRTMKALVVGRLSPQWLSGPVGIVQMLHKGWSLGVSEALFWVGLVSINLAVLNLLPIPVLDGGYIVLCFWEMISRRRLNMNLIEKLLIPFSLLLIAFFIFLTFQDLIRFFAAS, encoded by the coding sequence ATGACAATAGTATATTTTATTCTTGCAGCCCTTGCTTTGGGGGTTTTGGTATTGGTCCATGAATTGGGTCATTTACTGGCAGCCAAGTCTGTAGGTATGGCTGTTGATAGTTTTAGTATTGGTTTTGGTCCGGCTTTATATAAAAAGAAAATTGGAAACATCGAATATCGTATAGGTATTTTCCCTTTTGGGGGCTATGTTCGCATTAAAGGTATGGACAAAAGAGAAAAGGGAACAGAACAAGGTTCTATTTATGATGTTCCCCAAGGGTTTTTCAGTAAATCTCCTTGGAAAAGAATCATAGTTCTTGCCGCAGGTCCTATAGCTAATATTTTATTAGCTTTTGTTGCTTTTGGTGCTTTGTATATTTCAGGCGGTAGAAGTAAGGCTTATTCTGAGTATTCTCGTATTGTTGGTTGGGTCAATCCTATTTTAAAAGAGAAGGGGCTAAAACTCGGGGATGAGATTCTTACTTGTAACGGTAAGCCTTATTACTCGGATAAAGATGCAATTACCTCTGCTGTATTAGACAAACATCTATCCCTTAAAGTAGAGCGTCCTGCATACCTTTCAACTACTCCTAGCGAGTTTTCTTTTGATACGGAATTTGACGTGAATACAAACGGAGTTCCTCTTGCAGGGGCTAGCTATTTGTTATACCGCTCTCAGGAGCCCATTTTAAAAGAATCTCCTATGTATTCAGCTAATATCCTTCCTGGGGATCGATTAGTATGGATGGACGGGAAGCTGCTATTTTCTCCGATGCAAGTATCGCAGATGCTTAATGAAGCCTATGCCTTTGTTAAGATTTCTCGTAACGATAAGGAAGTGTCATTACGTATTCCTAGAATATTAGCAAGCACGCTGTATCTATCTCCTTACGTAAGGAATGAACTTATTGATAATCAGTATGAAGCTGGGATTAAAGGTAAGTGGTCTTCTTTATATATCTTACCTTATGTGATTAACAGCTATGGTTATGTAGAAGGAGAGCTACAGCCTATAGATCCTGAATCTCCATTTCCTTCTATGGAAGAAAAGTTAGAATTAGGGGATCGTATATTGGCTATAGACGGCACTCCTGTGAGTGGTAGTACAGATATTTTACGTTTAGTCCAAAGCCATAAGGTATCTATAATTGTTCAGAAAATGGCTCCCGAGCAATTAGAGAAAGTAGATTCTTCGATTGCTGATGACCGATTTATTCGCTCTTATGAGGCTAAGGATCTATTAGCAATTATTAATTCAATAGGCAGTGCTCAAGAAGTGCGCGAGTCGGGACAATATCGTTTGCTGCCCCCAGTACAGCCTAAGCCTTGGATTAGCATTTATTCTGATGATCTTTTAAATAAACGTCGTGAAATAGCGAAAAAATTTAAGAATCAAGATCAGAGGCGCTATTATTTAGATAGAATAGAAATAGAAAAGCAAAGATTATCCCTTGGAATTCCTTTGAAGGATATGACTATAAAATATAATCCTAGACCCGATGTCTTAATTGCTAATATTTCTAAAGATAGTCTACGCACCATGAAAGCGTTAGTTGTGGGCAGACTGAGTCCTCAATGGTTATCAGGACCCGTGGGTATTGTTCAAATGCTACATAAAGGATGGTCGCTAGGGGTTTCAGAAGCTCTATTTTGGGTTGGGCTAGTAAGTATCAATTTAGCTGTTTTAAACCTTCTTCCCATTCCAGTATTGGATGGAGGCTACATTGTCCTTTGCTTCTGGGAGATGATTTCAAGACGGCGTTTAAATATGAACCTTATTGAGAAGCTGTTAATTCCGTTTTCTCTATTATTGATAGCCTTTTTTATTTTTCTAACGTTTCAAGATTTGATTCGTTTTTTTGCTGCGAGCTAG
- the dxr gene encoding 1-deoxy-D-xylulose-5-phosphate reductoisomerase — protein MKHLSIFGSTGSIGQQTLKIVRSLPHLFNVVALASYGNNKDLFIEQIREFSPSIVSVYDEQLYFEIRKEFPEIQAFLREEGLMAAATAEEIDMVVAASSGVVALPAIIEAMKSGKVLALANKEVLVSAGEIIKEFAKQYQTEIFPVDSEHNALYQCLEGRNALEVKKLLLTASGGPLLHKTKEELAHVTVQDVLKHPIWHMGAKITVDSSTLVNKGLEIIEAYWLFGLENAEIDAVIHPQSLIHGMVEFLDGTVLSVMNPPNMLFPIQHVLTTPKRYPAPHKGINFSIKQTLEFFPIDEERFPSIGLARQVLKNKGSSGPFFNAANEVLVQRFLAEEIAWCDILDKLTRLMENYRVFACTSLEDVLAVDEEARALAQEI, from the coding sequence TTGAAACATTTATCTATTTTTGGATCCACTGGAAGCATAGGGCAACAGACCTTGAAAATTGTTCGGTCTCTCCCTCACCTATTCAATGTGGTCGCTCTTGCTTCATACGGTAATAATAAAGATTTGTTTATTGAACAAATTCGAGAGTTTTCTCCTTCTATTGTTTCTGTTTATGATGAACAGCTTTATTTTGAAATTCGTAAGGAGTTCCCTGAAATTCAGGCATTTCTTCGTGAAGAAGGATTGATGGCTGCTGCTACAGCTGAGGAAATTGATATGGTTGTAGCTGCATCTTCGGGCGTTGTTGCTTTACCGGCAATCATAGAGGCTATGAAATCTGGAAAAGTCCTAGCATTAGCAAATAAAGAAGTTTTAGTTTCTGCCGGAGAAATCATCAAGGAGTTTGCTAAACAATATCAAACAGAGATTTTCCCTGTAGATAGCGAACACAATGCCTTGTACCAATGTTTAGAGGGGAGGAATGCTTTAGAAGTAAAGAAGTTATTGTTAACTGCCTCTGGAGGCCCTTTATTACATAAAACTAAAGAAGAATTGGCTCATGTAACTGTTCAAGATGTATTGAAACATCCTATATGGCATATGGGAGCCAAAATTACCGTGGATTCTTCGACATTAGTAAATAAAGGTTTAGAAATAATAGAAGCTTACTGGTTGTTTGGATTGGAGAACGCGGAGATAGACGCTGTAATTCACCCTCAAAGTTTAATTCATGGTATGGTAGAGTTTCTGGATGGGACGGTGCTTTCTGTAATGAATCCGCCTAATATGCTCTTCCCCATACAGCACGTATTAACCACCCCCAAACGTTATCCAGCGCCTCATAAGGGGATAAATTTTTCTATAAAACAAACGTTAGAATTTTTCCCTATAGACGAAGAGCGTTTCCCGAGTATTGGTTTGGCACGACAAGTGTTAAAAAATAAAGGATCCTCGGGACCATTTTTTAATGCTGCTAATGAGGTCTTGGTTCAAAGATTTTTAGCAGAGGAAATTGCTTGGTGCGATATTTTAGATAAGTTAACAAGGCTTATGGAAAATTATAGAGTTTTTGCATGCACCTCGTTAGAAGATGTCCTTGCTGTTGATGAAGAAGCTCGAGCCCTTGCTCAGGAGATATAA
- a CDS encoding metal ABC transporter permease: MIGAFSPYHGVSFIQFFIVFFSRFFSGDLFRSHLFVDDIQVIVFLGIALSGAFVGSFLVLKKMAMYANAVSHTVLFGLVSICLFTHQLTTLSLGSLTLASISTALLTGFLIHAIRNVFRVPEEASTALVFSLLFSMSLLLLVFLTRNAHIGTELIMGNADSLSCGDIFAVYAILLINLAVSLIGFRSFVCVSFDSVFSAAVGIPVKIIDYLIILQLSASLVGAFRAVGVLMALAFLLIPGLIAKIFVVSVRGMLFWSLIFGALAALIAPACSRAILTSYDVGLSTSGISVFVLMAFYVVVSLFHYGKKLAYKRLYSKNSQNTELTTL; encoded by the coding sequence ATGATAGGAGCTTTTTCCCCATATCACGGGGTGTCCTTTATTCAATTTTTTATTGTGTTTTTCTCAAGATTCTTCTCAGGAGATCTGTTTCGCAGTCATTTGTTTGTTGACGACATTCAAGTTATTGTGTTCTTGGGTATAGCTTTATCTGGAGCATTTGTAGGGAGTTTCTTAGTTTTAAAGAAAATGGCAATGTATGCCAATGCTGTTTCTCATACGGTATTATTTGGATTAGTGAGCATTTGCCTATTCACTCATCAATTAACCACACTGTCTTTAGGTTCTCTTACCTTAGCTTCTATTTCTACAGCTTTACTTACTGGTTTTCTTATTCACGCCATAAGAAATGTCTTTCGTGTCCCTGAGGAGGCTAGTACAGCTTTAGTATTCTCCTTATTATTTTCTATGAGTTTACTTCTTTTAGTATTTCTAACACGTAATGCTCATATAGGAACCGAACTTATCATGGGTAATGCTGATTCATTATCTTGTGGGGATATTTTTGCGGTGTATGCAATCCTTTTAATTAATCTAGCTGTGTCTTTAATTGGGTTTCGTAGTTTTGTTTGTGTTTCCTTTGATTCGGTATTCTCTGCTGCGGTAGGAATTCCTGTAAAAATCATTGATTATTTGATTATTTTACAGTTGTCTGCAAGCTTAGTAGGAGCATTTAGAGCTGTCGGAGTGCTAATGGCTTTAGCTTTCTTACTCATTCCGGGGCTTATTGCTAAGATTTTTGTTGTTTCTGTGCGTGGAATGCTTTTTTGGTCTTTGATTTTTGGAGCCCTTGCCGCGCTAATTGCTCCAGCCTGTTCTAGGGCTATTTTAACATCCTACGATGTGGGATTATCAACTTCTGGGATTTCAGTTTTTGTATTAATGGCTTTTTATGTCGTAGTTTCTTTATTTCATTATGGTAAGAAATTGGCTTATAAAAGACTTTATTCTAAAAATAGCCAGAATACAGAATTGACAACTCTTTAA